GGCCCGCTTGGCCAGCCGGTCGTGGGCCTGCGCCCACAGGCCGTGGCAGGTGTTCACCACCACCGGCACCCCGGCCAGCCGGCCGAGGATCCGGCCGAGCACCCCGGTCTTCGGGTTGTGGGTGTGCAGCACGTCCGGCTCGATCCGGCGCAGCACCGCCAGCAGCTCCCGCCCGGCCGCCGCGTCCGCCCGCGGGTGCCAGGCGCGGGTGAGCGCGTGCAGCGGCTCGTGCCGCACCCCGATCGCCTCCAGCTGCGGCACGTAGGGGCCGGGCGCGCTGATGCCGTAGGTCTCGAAGCCGGCCTCCAGGTCGGCCTTGAGCTCGGTGGCCAGCAGCAGCTGCAGGCTCATGTCGACGGTGGTCAGGTGGGCGACCCGCAGCGGTCGGCCGCCGGGGCCGCGCAACCGGGGCCGGGGCTCGGGCGTCTGCCGGGGCTCAGGCACGGGCGCCCACCGCCTTGGCGGCGGCCACGATCCGGGCGTAGGCCCGCTCCGGGACCAGCCGGCCGTACAGCTTGGCGCGGAAGAAATCGATCGGGTCGGTGCGGCGGACGGGCACCCGGCAGAACCGGGCCGGGTCCGAGCCGGGCAGGTTGCGGCCGACCTCGCCGGTCGCGGCCGTCCGGAACCGGGCGCGCAGCGCCACCGCCATGTGCGGCACCGGCACGCCCCAGGTGTAGGCGAAGTGCCGGGGCCGGGCGCCGAGGTGCTCCTCGACGTCGTCGTTGCAGCCGTCCAGCTCGGCCGTGGTCAGCAGGACCGGCCGGGCGTGGGTGCGGGTGTGGTTGGCGACGGTGCACAGGCCCGAGTCGGCCATCTCGCGCAGCTGGGCCCAGCCGAGCCCGGGCGCGGCCGGCCCCTTCGCGGTGGAGCCCTCCCAGCGCATCTCCCCGCCGACGTGGCCGCTGGCCAGGTAGACGGTGAACGGCAGGCCGCGCTCCTTGAGCAGCGGCCAGGCCCGCTCGTACACGTCGGAGAAGCCGTCGTCGAAGGTGAGCACCGTGCTGGGGGTGCGCCGCCCGGCCGCCAGCCGGTCGGTCGCCTCGTCGATGGAGACCACCCGGCCGGGCGGCAGGTCGGCGAGCAGGTCGAGCTGGGCGGTGAAGTCGGCGGTGGCGACGTCGAGCTCGTCCGCGGTGCCGCCGCCGATCCGGTGGTAGATGAGGTACGTCGCGCCCTCGCCCGGCACGGAGCCGGTGGCGCGGGCCAGGCCGCGCTTGAGCGTGGTGCGGAATCCTCCGGCAGCCGCGGGCGCGGCGGTCGTCCCCATCGTTCTCCCCTCCGCGGCGCCCTCCCCGGCGCCGTCCGACCGGCCCCTGCCCGGCGGTGTCGCGGTCCGGGCGGGAACCACAGTAGGGGGAAGTGTGGGGCTGCTGCCCGAGAAATGTGAAAGAAGCGGGTAGGTGGGCCGAAACCCGGCCCGTTCGGTCATTCCCGGGCCCTCTTCGGCCGGAATGGGGTGGCGTCGACCGGAAAGGCGCGGTGCGCCGGGACATTCCGTCCGGCATTCGGACGGTGCGGCTTTCGGAGCGCGAATTGCGCCCCTCGTCAGCCGACCCGGGCGGGCCCGCGCAGGACGGCCACCGCGACGCGCGTCAGCACCACCACACCGGCGGCGAGGCAGCCGGCCACGGCCATCGCCCAGGCCGGTCCACCGGTGTCCGGCACCAGCACGGCCACCAGGATGCCCACCGCGATGCAGGCCGCCCCGACCGCCGTGAGCAGCAGCTTGTGGCGCTCCAGCGCACATCCGCTCCACATCCGCGCCCAGCGAGTCAGCGACTCGTGACGATCCGTGTGCACCATGTCCTCCACGCTACTCGAGCGCCCTGCCGCGGGCACACCGCCAGTCTCCACGAGTACGCCGGAACGGCGCCCGCGCACGCCGGAGAAATTTCGCCGAGGGCCGTACAACCATCCGTCGGACCCGATGGTCTCCATTACATTGAGCGATCCAGGAGCCGTCCGCGGCCGGGCAGGGAGTCCCCGGCGGCGGACCGGATCACACCGGGGGCGGAGCCGCCGCACCCGGGGTCGGAGGCCGGGCTCCGCCTGCCGACGGTACCGCCACGCCGCGCTGCGGCGACCGAGGGGGGAACCGCGTGCCGTACTCCGAGTCCACGACCGTCGGCGCTTCGACGAGCGTCGGCACCCCGTCGACCACGTCCGTCCTGCGCGAGCCGGTGCACGCCCGCGGCCGGGGGCCGGTGCGGGACCGCGGCAGCTGGCTGCGCCTCACCCCGGCCCAGCCGCTCTTCCGGGCCCGGGCCGCCCAGCGGCTCGCCGTCCTCGCCTACCACGGGGTCACCGACCCGCGCTCCTTCGGCGCCCAGCTGGACCGGCTGCGCCGGCTCGCCAACCCCGTCTCACTCACCGAGGTCGAGCGGGCCGTCACGGAGGGGCGTCCGCTGCCGCCGCGGTCCGTACTGATCACCTTCGACGACGCCGACCGCTCCGTCTTCACCCACGCCCTGCCGATGCTCGCCGCCCGCGGCATCCCCGCCGCCGCCTTCGTGATCGCCGAGCTGATCGGCACCGACCGCCCGTTCTGGTGGCACGAGGCCGCCTACCTCGCCCGGCACGGCGGCCGGGCCCGCCTGCTGCCCGGCGGGCCGCCCGGACGGCTGCTCGCCCGGCTGCGCGAACTGCCCGACCCGGACCGCCGCCGCTGCCTGCAGGAACTGCGGGTCAGCGCCGACCGGCGGCCGCCGCGGCAGGAGCAGCTGCGGCCCGAGGACCTGCGGGCCCTGCGGGCCGCCGACGTCGCCATCGGCAACCACACTCTCGGGCACCCCTCGCTCGGGCGCTGCGACGACTCGACCGTGCACACCGAGATCACCGCCGCCCACATGGCACTCACCCAGTGGCTCGGCGAGGCACCCACCGCCTTCGCCTACCCGGACGGCGGGTACGACCCGCGGGCGGACGCGGTACTGCGTCGCCTCGGCTACCGGCTCGGCTTCCTCTCCGACCACCGGCTCGGGCCCCGGCTGCCG
The nucleotide sequence above comes from Streptomyces sp. TLI_235. Encoded proteins:
- a CDS encoding polysaccharide deacetylase, yielding MGTTAAPAAAGGFRTTLKRGLARATGSVPGEGATYLIYHRIGGGTADELDVATADFTAQLDLLADLPPGRVVSIDEATDRLAAGRRTPSTVLTFDDGFSDVYERAWPLLKERGLPFTVYLASGHVGGEMRWEGSTAKGPAAPGLGWAQLREMADSGLCTVANHTRTHARPVLLTTAELDGCNDDVEEHLGARPRHFAYTWGVPVPHMAVALRARFRTAATGEVGRNLPGSDPARFCRVPVRRTDPIDFFRAKLYGRLVPERAYARIVAAAKAVGARA
- a CDS encoding polysaccharide deacetylase translates to MPYSESTTVGASTSVGTPSTTSVLREPVHARGRGPVRDRGSWLRLTPAQPLFRARAAQRLAVLAYHGVTDPRSFGAQLDRLRRLANPVSLTEVERAVTEGRPLPPRSVLITFDDADRSVFTHALPMLAARGIPAAAFVIAELIGTDRPFWWHEAAYLARHGGRARLLPGGPPGRLLARLRELPDPDRRRCLQELRVSADRRPPRQEQLRPEDLRALRAADVAIGNHTLGHPSLGRCDDSTVHTEITAAHMALTQWLGEAPTAFAYPDGGYDPRADAVLRRLGYRLGFLSDHRLGPRLPAHPLRISRLQVDSTTGTRRFDTILSGLEPAVQRLRGAAV